tttctgaccacattccttcctcgaagaagATGAAGTTTCCCCACTgcccttccactttttaataatgtgttggacagttcttaacccgattttagtagtttcagcttctccttagatgttttctctgcttgatgcatgccaataatttgacccttctgaaacagattaacatcttttccacgaccagaGGATGTGTCCTtacacatggttgtttaacaaatgaaaagctactcactgcatcagttagggttaaaaaacttgttgccagctgaaacataatcatccatgcagtaattatccaatgggaggctcttacctatttgatTAGTTAAATCCAgatggtgaccttttttttggccaggcagcgtatatactgtattgtatttgcagctaaatattatattctgcaactgtttatattttttcatgGTAATGAATTTGTAAGATCCTAATTTGTGATATTAAAGCAAATATTTGATGTGATGTCTTGCAGCTTCAGTCATGTACATAAACAGTATGAGTGTAAGCTGGACTGCCAGGTTGCAGATCCTTCTTACCTTCTGTAAACTTCTTGCCATGGCTGCCATCATAATTCCTGGAATCTACCAGCTTTGTAAAGGTAAGTACTGCACAACACTTATCATCTAGCTTTATATCTAGCTGTTCATTCAAACTGAAAAACTTCAGCATAAAAATTTTTTGCACTTCTTAATGCTTTCAAATATGGTCTTATATTTGCCAAAATGACTGACACTTACAGTAGGATGAAGCTCTGCAGGTAAATGTATTGCAAGTTTAAAAggcactgtctattttatctattagacatttagcagacacatttataTACGGTGGCTGTGAAAGGCTTAGGGCCTTGTTCAAAGGCACAAAAGTGGCAACTTTGCGAGATTTAAAACAGCTATCTTCTGATCGATAGTCTAGAATCTAAACCACTAAATGACCACTGCCCTTTTATGGAATATGCATAAAATCTAGAAGGGGAGCTAGTGACACAGTCCGTGCAGTGAAGCAACATGGGTCATGGCAGTTTTACTGTGTCTATGGTCAGCGTCTGTAAGAAGTTTTGCATCTTCTTCCTGTTTTTGTAAACTTTTTGTACTACTTGTTTCCCtaatagcactgtcacctcacagcaagaaggtcctgggtttgatccccagatggggcgatccgggtcctttctgtgcggtttttgcatttacattttacatttacattttcggtattCAGCagtcgcttttatccaaagcgacttacagtctaaacaattaagggttaagggccttgtatACTGATTTCCAGTTATACACAAAAGGTATATTGGTATTTGAAATTTACCTTTGGTGCAAGAAATTATTAGTGATTGtatgcatcaataagccttgaccgcccatgaccctgtcgccggtttaccactgttccttccttggaccacttttgataggtactgaccaccgcagaccgggaacaccccacataggctgcagttttggagatgctctgacccagtcgtctagccatcacaatttggcccttgtcaaactcgctcaaatccttacgcttgtccatttttcctgtttctaacacatcaacttaaaatgttcacttgctgcctaatatatcccacccactaacaggtgccgtgatgaagagataatcagtgttattcacttcacctgtcagtggtcataatgttatgcctcttaAGTGTAAAAAAGTGGCACTTCTTAGAGGAAGCATATGTTACTACTAACCCTTTCCAGATTAGCTAAATAAATATGGTAGCTTAGCAAAATGAGAATTGtttgaaaattaaataataataataataagaagaggAATACAtgtttgtgtattgtgtatttcTGTAGGAGAAACCAAAAACTTCCAGAATGCATTTCAGGTGGACACTGTAAAGCTGGCCGACCTTCCTCTTGCCTTCTACTCGGGAATGTATGCTTATGCTGGCTGGTGGGTCCAACCTAATCTTACAAAGtctttgtatatatatttaagagTTAAAATAACAAAGttaataaaaaagctttttttctatctaggttttatttaaattttgtgACAGAGGAGGTGGATCGGCCGGAAAGGTAAGCATATTCTAatgtttaatacattaaatcagACACAGCTATATATAATGGCATATAGCATTCCATTAGTAAgagaaaaatataatttaatttgattttacCGTCTTGCCTTAAAAGCCTCTTCTCTTACATGTAGGATTAAATGTAGTGAAACGTATATGTAACTGTATATATAACCAGATTATATGTATATCATATATTACAAAAACATATTCTGTAGAACAGTCATACTAATGTACTCAGTCTATAAGTGAGCAGGGCAAATGTGATTTATTCCTTTTAGATATGAGATTTAGGCTGAATGTCTGcactaaaaataattacaaatttaATTTGTCTTTTTTACTGTAGTCACatttacagtacatacatatcAAAAGAAAGACAGCATATTGTATaatacattaaaaagaaaaaataacacaaaaagaAGACtatgatttgtttattattttgaatatttattaaactaatatatttatataattattattaaactaatatatttatataactattattaaactaatatatttatataactattattaaactaatatatttatataattattattaaactaatatatttatataattattattaaactagtatatttatataattattattacactaatattatataattattattaaactagtattatataattattattaaactaatatatttatataattattattaaactaatatatttatataattatttttaaactagtatatttatataattgttgTTTTTGTGCCTACAATAACAAATCtagaacagagtaaaaaaaagttttattttattgcagacagtatgaacccatgTTCACAGTATAAagatattccatgttttgtctAATCAGTTTCATTGTATAtgttaaaatacagtacatccattcctgcatttcaggcctgcaacacattccaaaaaagtttaaCACTTTTGGACGTGTtactggatggtccttttcatttttGGTTCAGAGCACACTGTGtcaatttcttccaaaaaagatctgacAAACTGATTTGTCTGATcacagtacacgtttccactgtgtgatggtccatcccagatgcctttgAGCCCAGAAAACCTGACACTACCTCTGGTTAACATTAggccttttttatttacagtaaagcTTAAGTGCCATTTGTGAATGCACCTGCATATTGTAGTGTTGAAGTTATCCCTTGTCCCTGtgtttatatcagctattgataaatgacaatttttgatgcagtgtcgtctaaGGGATTAGAGATCACAGGTATCCAGCTTAGACCACCttgccctttatgcactgaaattcctcaagacttgaatcatttaatgatattatgcactgtagagggagaaatatgcaaatccctttcaatctttctttgagatttctttgtttttaaacattttaatacttttctcacacattgttgacaaactggagatcctctgatcatctttgctcatcaaagactcaaaccatgattacaatcacctgttgacatcacctgtttggaatcacatcattatttagttttttcacctcattactagccctgaattgtccccgtcccaactttttttggaatgtgttgcaggcctgaaatgcaggaatgaaggtacattaacaaatgaaatgaagttgagcagataaaacatgaaatatcttgtgttcaaactgtctgcaatcaagtaaaaatcaaagtaaatgtaaggaacactgcatttttattttatttgcattttccatactgtcctaaccttttctgatttggggttgtagatctgTAGcccaactaggctaccactgtgccCTGGCACCTTACACtatggcccgggtcctttctgtgtggagtttgcatgtcctccccgtgtccgcgtgggtttcctccgtgtgctccggtttcctcccacagtccaaagacatgcaagtgaggtgaattgaagacattaaaattgtccaagactgtgttcaatataaccttgtgcacTCATTACtgatgtgtaatgagtaactaccgtttatgtcatgaatgtaaccaaaagtgtaaaacatgacgttaaactcctattaaacaaacaaacaaacaccttaCACTATAAGACCTCATCAGGACTTGTGAAGTCCATACCTTAACAAGTCACAGCTGCTTTGACAGCTTATTATGCAGGTTTTAtcagtgttttaataataaaggaaCATTTTTAGTTATATGAATGATTAAGTGATTCGTATGTTTTCCAGGACCGTCCCACTTGCCATCTGTATTTCCATGGCAATTGTAACTGTGTGTTACACGCTGACCAACGTTGCGTATTACACTGTAATGTCAGCAGAGGAGCTACTCTCATCGAGTGCTGTGGCTGTGGTGAGTGCTCATCAAGATCACTACCATGTCACAACCCATGCCCGGGCTATCACTTCATTTCTGAAAATCTCTTAATGAGAAAATCTGCCGCTGTTCCATACTGCGATTTCATCTCCGGTGCTTATGTTGTGCCCCGCTTTGTTTCACTCATCATGTTCGACGTCCAGGTTTACAAATAAACATGTTTGTCAATTTCACAAGTCTGATCACTGTAATCAAGCAGCTTTCCACCTGCTGGCAAATCTCACTCCATATTATCCGTCCCTACGcgtatgtagagagagagagagagactggaTCTATAACAGAGACTCCAGCACTTTAAAATCACACTCTACACCATCATTAATGACTGCAATATTCGACACCTTCTTTCTCAGGGAAGTAAATGCAATTTCATAGAGCTGTTCGTGTCTGTATGTTTCTGTTCTGCAGTAATCACATATCTCTCAGTTAAACTGACAGTGCCAGAACAGTGGGGGTGTGTGGGGAGGTGTTTGGAGATCCAGCCTGGTTCAGGGATGCTCTAAAAGCTTTTTCATCCCATTAGTCCAGTGTAATGCACTCATTATGGCTGTTACTCACACTCCACACAGTGCTCGCATAGCCCAGATAAAACCTTTTTACCACACTGCTTATTCATAAACACAAACGGCATCCAAAATCTAGGGAAATAAAAGATCAATGctgttttcatatttttttaaacaaagtatTCAatattctcttttttctttcttcagaCGTTTGCTGAGAAACTGTTTGGAAACTTCTCAATGGCAGTTCCAATTTTTGTGTCCCTCTCTTGCTTTGGTTCTATGAATGGAAGTATTTTTGCCGTCTCTAGGTGAGCAGTTTGtcatttaaattgcatttttttttatatttggttGATATTTATCTTCATTATTTTACCCTCAGTTACTAAACTATGCACCTGTAAGGGAGGAATACACTCCAGTCTGTTGTAATGCATCACACTCATCTTTTAACTTACTCACATCCAGGAACATTTAAGGGTATCTGTTTCACCCAGTGGCCacttattctgatcagggttgcggtCCGATTCTGGAAACTCTACCAAAAATACATCATGACATCACATTTTCAATTATTATGAGTACTCAGTTCACCTACTGCAATGTTTACTGAATATGGTTGGGACCAGATGAACAGAATGAATCCCAGATGTTCAGGACTTGTAGGCACTCACATTGAGTGTGCCATGGTGTCACCCCAACTGACATTTGAAAGTAACCCTCCCCATTTTTTACCCAATAAGGTCATTTTCAATTCCCCTATTGCAGTTCTGCTGTCATTAGTACCACACCTGTTCTGGCCAAGGATGCCATTATTTGACAATTATGGTGTGAAGGAATctcacctctgggatgaattagaacattaCAACTGGAAACCAATCCTTCTCATCCAACAATACAGATGCACAGTTCTTGTGAAAGtcctcccagaagagtggagtgTTATAGAAGCAGTGTGGGCGAGCTCATATGAATGCTTATCTACAGTATTTCGCAATAGGATGTCCAACgtgctcatggtcagatgtccacatattttttttttaaaatatagttGCACCAGGTCATAAAACTAGGATTTATAAAAGCAACCAATTTTAGTAAAATCCTCCAGCAGTAACAGCAAGAAATGTCTGTAAATCACAGTATTCACCCCTTTAacctttttattaatttatctatttatttgtttgtttatttatttatttttatttactatttaacaCTTTTGTAGTGGGACAAATTCAAATTTGTACCATGTTGTTAAAAAAgcgacatgcaagtgaggtgaactggagatacaaaattgtccatgactgtgaactgatgagtcttgtgtaacgagtaactaccgtttctgtcattgaTGTAAcagaagggtgtaaaacatgatgttaaatcctaatacacaaacaaacaaatttaaaaaagcatttgggCCAGTGTCTGGTCAAAGGTcttgaaatgaatgaatgaatgaagcttTGCACATCTGAATCCCAAAATGTATGCCCATTATTATAAGCAAAATTGCTCAGCTGTATTACATTGAGAGGTGACTGGTTGTTAAGCAGCAATCTTGCTacatattctcagttgttttaAGGTTTGGTATTGCAACACATTGAGGCTTTTGGTTTAAAACCACTTTGGTAAACTTCCACCCAGCTATCAAATAGTAGGTGTGGTCTTCAGTATCTTGGCAGCCAGCAAGAAGAGCTTTAACTACATGTAATATTTTGCAAGGCAAAAGCTGTTTAATTCATTATCTAGACACATGACAGAGAGTGCTGTTATTATTCATTGATGCCCCCAACCGTTTCACATTTTTTTCCTAGAATGTTTTATGTTGCTTCCCGAGAAGGTCAACTTCCAGAAGTACTTTCTATGATTCACATCCGTCGCCACACACCAATACCTGCTGTAACTATCTTGGTGAGTCACACatgaaattaataattaataaataaaccaaactatacataataatatactGCTCCTACTAACATGCTTGTTTATCTGTTGTTCAGCCTTTCTACTCTGGGCTGTAAATGTTGATATGGTTTCttttttgttacattttctATGATTTTTGCCACTTGTTATTTTTACTACTATTGTACTACTGTATATATGGACTATTGTATAataccttccaatctttctttgaggtacattgtttttaaacatttcaatcattttctcacacatttgttgaccaactggagatcctctgatcatctttgttcatcaaagactcagccttttctggatgctgattttgtaccaaaccatgattacaatcacctgttgacatcacctgtttggaatcacatcattatttatttttttcacctcattactagccctaaatttcccctgtcccaacgttttttgaaatgtgttgcagacctgaattgcaggaatggaggtatattaacaaatgaaatgaagttgagcattggtttaaactgtctgaaaatcaaataaaagtcaaagtaaatgtaaagaacactgcatttttattttatttgcattttccatactgtcccaactttttctgatttggggttgtatgtttttaatatttcctTGAAAATTGAGATTGAGTTTGAACAATGAATAGAGGCAGGACCTAtaaggaactataagtaaccctgaaCCTTGTGAATAAAATATGCAGGGGTTTAGTGCTCAATAAGTTCATTTAAATTTTGTGGTGCCAGTCTATGTAGAGCTTTAttagttagtaaaagtattttgtaattaatgtaaaatttaattGGCCGCCTGTGCAGATATGATATGATCAAACTTCTTAGTTCTAGTTAGCGCTCAAGCTTCTGCATTTTGAACCAAATGGAGCtagtttatggatctaccagagcatccagtgagaAGGGCATTGAAATAATCTAGCTTGTGTGGGTGTCACAGCTGGAGTCACCctggatgagtgagtgacccCAGAGGCGGTGTGACAAACCCTTTTTCCTGAGGGGTCCCCACAGATGGAGCCACACTGTGCACAGACTGTACCAGTCTGTGGTATGGGCTTACCGCTTTACTTCTTACCAACATGTTTTGTCATCCCCAGCTTGTGTTAAGAGTAAATAAGTAGTAATGGTCTAATGCGAATAATCAAATTGGTTGGAAAACCTTTTAACTAAATGGATATGTTTTTAAGCTACACTTTCTGCCAACAACTGCAGTTAGTTCCTCATATTTTTTGACCTGATATGACTGTGCCGgtaaactgtatttaatttaatgctTCACCATCTGGTCACAGAAGAATTTAAGTTTGGAAGAAGCCCAGAGACtgctacttgtctgactgcatacATTAGTGCCATTGGAGAAGGAATGATGTCAGATTTGCCATTTTCTTGACTGTTTGGACCCCCTAGTTagagtaaacaaaataaaaggcaCTGCAtacaataatgttaaaaataaatacataaaaaaatctgCCTCTTATGTTATGAGGATAAACTAATGATTTGGTGTTTAAGAATTGGTCTGTGCAGtgctgacctcaacctcattgGGAACCTTGGTGCAAATTGGTACACAACCATACTCACAATATTTCACTAAGTAAAAACAAATTTGTATATTCATGTTCCAAACTCCAATTAAAATCCTTCCAGTGAAACTAGAAGCAACATTATGAAACCAGTTCTATAATAATGcacataattttaaaatataaagctTTGGTGCTGACATCTTAAACTCACACGAACTACACTCACAACTGCCTACACGAGctacgattggctgttgttcaagagGGGTGACAGTGgagatttctcataactgatgcaattgggacctctgctggctgattgatgacacctgcacagagacgagggataagaaggatcagggtgtgtctctccgtacacaaagctgatccacatacagtatgaactcgccttatgcaggtgaaaagatgcagtcggctactgcacgtgtcggagggagtcTCCTCAGTCAgtgtggaggtcaacatcagtagagaggatacATATGGATATGATGCTCTGTCTTGTATTACtgtgttttatatgtttatatacataaatatgtgCCTTTCATTTTTTCTTGATTTAGTACCCTATTACAATGCTTATCCTGTTCTTGGGGGACATCTACAGTCTGCTGAATTTCATGAGCTTCCTGCGCTGGCTCTTTATTGGTGTGGCTGTGGTTGGGCTCATTTACATGAGATACTCAAGACCCAACATGCACAGACCTTTCAAGGTAATATTAaccatgcatttttttaaacaactttACCAATGTTTGCCCAACCCAACTGACAGTTGTTGGGGATATTACCAATTGTTGGGGATAGTCTTACTAAATTGTGATCACCTTATCGAGGGGTGCACAATGCCATTAATCAGTTGTTCATTGCATAATCTCTCAATAAGCATGTGTTTGCGTTAACCAAGCCTTGCAAAAGTTTTATCCagttagtcaaaagagcatttgtttgGTACTGATGCTGCATGAAAGATGTGAAACTTCGATTTAGTTCTCATGGAATTACATGTTCATGAAACTAAATTCTAAGCGACATTTGTGTATATTATGACCTGTGCATACTTTCCAACAAGCACCTGATGGAAAAATCTTAATGAAATAGTTCAGAGATTGGATTGTGAGTAGAAAAGAGTTTgaatcttgtctgcagagaggGATCACGCTGACATAGTCTCACACAGAGACATTAAGCGATACCATTGGGAAAAAtcattatatactgtatcttGTTGGTGACCTTGTGAGACAGTAGAAGATTCCACCGTTAACAGAGATTTCTCAGatagaacataggaactggtctaaatcagctTATCTTATCTCGTACACTGTGTACACATCCAGTGACATTCTATTGTTTGAGTATTCTAGGAATATTGGAACATGACTACTGGCCCTAACCATaccctaagcatatctacatcTTCTAAGTAGTAactgattatgtattaatacttctagtgtccatttacatttttctctCACATTTGTAGTGGCACCTGAACACAGTAAACTTCTCTCACACAATTCTTCAAAccatttattctgattattacaTCCCACCTTGCTCTGAGGCACATAATAAAGACGCTCACCTATCACTAAACACAAGTAAACCCCTGCATAGAATATCACAGTGATGTGTATGATATTTGAAtggaaatacactgatcaggcataacgttatgaccaacttcctaatattgtgttggtcccccttttgctgccaaaacag
The nucleotide sequence above comes from Trichomycterus rosablanca isolate fTriRos1 chromosome 8, fTriRos1.hap1, whole genome shotgun sequence. Encoded proteins:
- the slc7a11 gene encoding cystine/glutamate transporter, encoding MAPLIQNGHANNFTKASGSPQKEKKVELKKKVTLLRGISIIVGTIIGAGIFISPKGILKNSGSVGMSLVMWVACGVLSLFGALSYAELGTCIKKSGGHYTYILEAFGPQVAFLRLWVDIIAVRPAALAVIALAFGRYILEPIFMPCGVPEMAIKITTAIGITSVMYINSMSVSWTARLQILLTFCKLLAMAAIIIPGIYQLCKGETKNFQNAFQVDTVKLADLPLAFYSGMYAYAGWFYLNFVTEEVDRPERTVPLAICISMAIVTVCYTLTNVAYYTVMSAEELLSSSAVAVTFAEKLFGNFSMAVPIFVSLSCFGSMNGSIFAVSRMFYVASREGQLPEVLSMIHIRRHTPIPAVTILYPITMLILFLGDIYSLLNFMSFLRWLFIGVAVVGLIYMRYSRPNMHRPFKVPIFIPAIFSFSCFFMVILSLYSDPVNTGIGFAILLTGLPAYYIFFIFNKKPRWLQRFADSMNRSLQILMEVVPTEN